The Nonlabens sp. Hel1_33_55 genome contains the following window.
GAATCGCTGTATACCAACGTCAGAGGTATCAACACGTTTCAAACTACTTCCTAAATCCTGGAAATTACGTTCCGTATTACCATAAGAATCTGCGTAAAGCTTTACTTTACCTTCTGCAGCTGCTTTAGTAATAACATGAAACAGCGATCTCCTCTCGCTTCCTACAAAATTAGTGTCCACTGGATAGTATAATGGAAAGTTAACCTTCTCATCTAGATCGATTTTCTCCCAAACATTACGTTCCCATAAGATATCGCGATCTCCAACAAAGCCATAAGGTAAAGGCGTGTCATTATCGTTGATTACCTGCTCAAGAGTCTTCTCTCCTATCTCATCAAATGATTTAGCATTCAGAATGTTATTCTGAGCCTGAACCATTCCAACAGTTAGTAAGAATGCAATAAGGGCTACTAATTTGTTCATCATAATATTGTTATTAATCTGTCAATTCAATAGATACTGGTGTCGTCGCTTTAGTTCGCACTCCTGGAACCGTCGTTTTGATCTGTGCGATCTGTACGATAGAACCTTGTGGTGCACGTTGCAAGGCAGCTTGCGCAGCAGCATTCAATTTATTACCGGATACTTTAATACCAGGTTGTCCTTGAACTTTAAAAATAAACTCGGTCACCTGTGGTGTCAAGTCAAAGTCAAAGTCTAAGAACGCAGCAGATACAGTAGATATTGCAAGGTTAGATCTGTTCTTGCGAACTCCATCAAATTCTCCACTTATTAATCCTGTTGGATTAGGAAGATCTTTGATACGGAATGTTTTGTTATCGCTAGCTGTAGTTCCATCTGGTAATTTTGCAGAAACATTAATGTTTACCGTTGCGCCACCAGCTGGCTTCATCATATAGCTTGATCCACCGCGAGAACTCAATCCCGCAGCACTCGCACTAACTTTACTTGGGTCAACACCTGCAAAGGATATCGTCATTGGGTTATCAACACCGCGATACACTACATTCATCTTATCTGCACTAATGGTTGCAGAGTTAGGCTTACCGATAACAGAGTATTTCTGATTGATAGGAATCGTTACCGTTTCACCATTTTCAACAAACTGCATCTCACCAGTAATTTCTTTATCACCTACGGCGCCAGCACCAAAATTCAACATAACGCGTCCATTCTGAATCTGACTAGGAGGAATCTCAGAACCGTTTATAACAACCTTTGTAGGTTTCATATTATCATCATAACGACCCAAAACCACTTCTCCAGTTACTGTCTCACCATTGAAGAAAGCTCCTTTTTCAAGGCTAACGATAGAACGATAGTTGTTCATGGATGCGATCTCGATAAGTTCTCCTTGTAGCAATTGACCTAAAACATCTGCTTCAGCATTTTTGATGTCATTCTGCATTTGCGTAATCTTTGCCTTAGAAGCAATTAAAGGATA
Protein-coding sequences here:
- the gldM gene encoding gliding motility protein GldM, whose amino-acid sequence is MAGGQGPRQKMINLMYLVFIAMLALNMSKEVLTAFGLMEESVAENNNTLELRNEASFTALNAKAAEQPKQFQEAAESAAQVTQISEDFDSYLSGLKDEMMASVDPENQGDYQSQDKTDFLDTKFFQGDGLSDDGKIFIQQMNDYRTSMIAALPDAGYDDLKAEINEKFDTSDVPSERADPDSEKISYLNYNFEGYPLIASKAKITQMQNDIKNAEADVLGQLLQGELIEIASMNNYRSIVSLEKGAFFNGETVTGEVVLGRYDDNMKPTKVVINGSEIPPSQIQNGRVMLNFGAGAVGDKEITGEMQFVENGETVTIPINQKYSVIGKPNSATISADKMNVVYRGVDNPMTISFAGVDPSKVSASAAGLSSRGGSSYMMKPAGGATVNINVSAKLPDGTTASDNKTFRIKDLPNPTGLISGEFDGVRKNRSNLAISTVSAAFLDFDFDLTPQVTEFIFKVQGQPGIKVSGNKLNAAAQAALQRAPQGSIVQIAQIKTTVPGVRTKATTPVSIELTD